The Rhodothermales bacterium genomic sequence TGCTCTTCCTTCGCCGCATCGTATTCCGCGTTCTCAGACAGGTCACCTTGCGCCCGCGCATCCGCAATGGCTTCCGCAATCCGGGCACGTTCCTTGGTTCGGAGGAATTGCAATTCGTCCTTGAGTTTTGCGAGGCCCTCTTTCGTCAAGTAGGTAATCTGGGGCGTTTCCATGGGGGAATCCTGTTACTGAAATTCTAAAATGCAAAAACGCTGCCGCACGGGGCGACAGCGCATGCTCGCAACCGGATGGACCGGTACGTGCTCGACTTGAACCGCATGAAACGCGCCCGTGGCCGGTCAGTTTCCGGAGGAATCGGCCAAACGCTCCAGGGGACTCCATCGGTCGTCCACGACACGACGTCCGGTATGGTACCACTGTCGCCAATAGGGCTCGTCCAGATGCGAAATCATGACGCCCTGACTGGTCGATGCGTGCAGGAATTCCCGATCCGAAAGAACGATGCCGGCATGTCGGCCGCGCCCGTCCGGACGGAAGAAGACCAGGTCGCCGACATCCAGCTGGTTGCGCCGCACCCGCGATCCCAATCGGATTTGCTCTTCGGTCGTCCGCGGCAGACCCAACTGGAGTGCCGAAGCGAAAATGGTCTGTATGAGCGCACTGCAGTCAATGCCGGACGAGGAAAGACCACCGAACAGATACGGGGTACCGATCCATGTGGTGGCGGCTTCCCGTAGCAGGTTGTCCAACAGGGCCAGTGGCTCCGATCCGAGCGACATCAGGGAATCGGCCGTCGGGGACGATTCTGTCGCATCGGTTTCACCGGGATATGGAGTCTCTGTCACAGCCACAGGCTTCGACGCCGACGCCGGCTCGGCGTATCGGCTCGTCTTGAGCGCGGAGCATCCACTCAGCATCAATACTGTCATTGCGAACAGGATCGGACGGATCATGGGACAGGAAAGGGGGATTCAGTGGGCAATATTCAACCGGCCATATGTTTTGTATCGGTCCATGGGCGAAAAGCTGAACTTTGAATAAACGGAGAGGCTGACCGGGCGGCGGATCAATCACAGAACCGTTGCCGTTGTCCGAATCTCGTCAAAAAGCACTGAACAACGTACACCATGCCTTATCCGGAACCCCTCGTCGCGCCCATGCGGGCTGAACTCTCCCGAGTTGGTGTTGTTGAACTGAAAACGCCAGAAATGGTTGACGATGCGTTCGACAAGGCGCAATCGGGTACCATGCTGCTCGTGGTCAACAGCGTTTGCGGATGCGCCGCAGCCAACGCACGGCCCGCTGTCACGCTGGCCATGCAGGCACCCGTACAGCCGGACCGGTATACCACGGTTTTTGCCGGCCAGGATCTGGAAGCCACGGCACGCGCCCGTGATTTCCTGGCAGGCATCCCGCCATCGTCCCCGTTCATCGCGCTCATCAAGAACGGCGAGCCCGCATTCGTTCTTGAGCGTCGTAATATTGAAGGACGGTCCGCATCGGCCATCGCCATGGATCTGGTGGGCGCCTTCAATACCTATTGCGGGGAAAAGAGCGCAGCCGCGCCGTCGGTTGGGACTGCAGACGCGGAGCAGCCGGAGCGCGGCGACGACCTGCCCGGGACATTCCGCTCCATCCTCTGAGGCGGATTAAAGAATGCTGACCGGTGGTCGATATTGGCAGTACGCCAAACAGAGACCATCGTGACCGCACCGGAATACAAGCCCATTGCTTCCTTCGGCATAGCCAGCCCGT encodes the following:
- a CDS encoding NlpC/P60 family protein; this translates as MIRPILFAMTVLMLSGCSALKTSRYAEPASASKPVAVTETPYPGETDATESSPTADSLMSLGSEPLALLDNLLREAATTWIGTPYLFGGLSSSGIDCSALIQTIFASALQLGLPRTTEEQIRLGSRVRRNQLDVGDLVFFRPDGRGRHAGIVLSDREFLHASTSQGVMISHLDEPYWRQWYHTGRRVVDDRWSPLERLADSSGN
- a CDS encoding BrxA/BrxB family bacilliredoxin — protein: MPYPEPLVAPMRAELSRVGVVELKTPEMVDDAFDKAQSGTMLLVVNSVCGCAAANARPAVTLAMQAPVQPDRYTTVFAGQDLEATARARDFLAGIPPSSPFIALIKNGEPAFVLERRNIEGRSASAIAMDLVGAFNTYCGEKSAAAPSVGTADAEQPERGDDLPGTFRSIL